In Streptomyces sp. NBC_00483, a single window of DNA contains:
- a CDS encoding acyl carrier protein, with translation MRDARADELYTELQGWLCGRLAEELGLPQAAVDPTEPMSSYGLDSIKAITLLATVEDHVGFEIDPNALWEFPTAASLAESLVDQLAARPQ, from the coding sequence ATGCGCGATGCCAGAGCCGACGAGCTCTACACCGAACTCCAGGGGTGGCTCTGCGGCCGGCTGGCCGAGGAGCTGGGGCTGCCGCAGGCAGCCGTCGACCCGACCGAACCCATGTCCTCCTACGGCCTGGATTCCATCAAGGCCATCACTCTTCTCGCCACGGTCGAGGACCACGTGGGATTTGAGATCGACCCCAACGCCCTCTGGGAGTTTCCCACTGCGGCCTCCCTTGCCGAGTCGCTGGTCGACCAGTTGGCCGCCCGCCCGCAATAG
- a CDS encoding fatty acyl-AMP ligase, producing the protein MWQALADAPDLVTLFREQVAARPTAEAVAFLADPDDLTGGLVRWSYARLDEEARSRAAWLQENVPAGSRVLLLHPNGLEFAAAFFGCLYAGMIAVPAPLPGRHPHHRKRLAAVAADSGAAAALTTSRDLEEVHTWMKDMGVTTIRTAAGDEPGFGDPQAWAPPRLDRSTTALLQYTSGSTGTPKGAVIHHDHLLYNGGEGMRALRWRGPSGGWLPLYHDMGLNVFLWPLLRGDRSVLMEPLAFIRRPLRWLQLIERENMTVSFAPNFAFELCTRKVSEEQAAELDLSRWDLAGCASEPIAPDILSGFITKFAASGFRPETMVPVYGLAEATVFVSGHPGRPPVTRKVDLDALAQGTFTPADGAAQAREIVSCGIPTAAAEVRVVDPTSREVLPESSLGEIWLRGRSISPGYWQRDDNAETFDAVTANGDGGYLRTGDIGVLHDGELYVHGRLKDVIIAHGRNIYPQDVEQELRAQHPELGNVGVVFGGPGYAQGDDSMVVVTHEVRSVQHEGLVALAAGIRHTVGREFGISVDSVALLKPGSVLRTTSGKVRRAAMRDLFHQGLLTPLYQDPR; encoded by the coding sequence ATGTGGCAAGCCCTGGCCGACGCACCCGATTTGGTGACGCTGTTCCGTGAGCAGGTGGCGGCCCGGCCGACCGCCGAGGCGGTCGCGTTCCTCGCCGACCCCGACGACCTCACCGGCGGCCTGGTGCGTTGGTCGTACGCCCGGCTCGACGAGGAGGCGCGCAGCCGCGCCGCATGGCTGCAGGAGAACGTCCCCGCAGGATCCCGCGTGCTCCTGCTCCACCCCAACGGACTCGAGTTCGCCGCGGCCTTCTTCGGCTGCCTCTACGCGGGGATGATCGCTGTCCCGGCACCGCTTCCGGGCCGCCATCCGCACCACCGCAAGCGGCTCGCCGCAGTCGCTGCCGACTCCGGCGCCGCCGCGGCGCTGACCACGTCCCGGGACCTGGAAGAGGTCCACACGTGGATGAAGGACATGGGGGTCACCACGATCCGCACCGCCGCCGGCGACGAGCCCGGATTCGGTGATCCACAGGCCTGGGCGCCCCCACGGCTGGACCGGTCGACGACGGCCCTGCTGCAGTACACCTCCGGATCGACCGGCACCCCCAAGGGCGCGGTCATCCACCACGACCATTTGCTGTACAACGGCGGCGAGGGCATGCGAGCGCTCCGGTGGCGCGGGCCTTCGGGCGGCTGGCTGCCGCTGTACCACGACATGGGGCTCAACGTCTTCCTCTGGCCGCTGCTGCGCGGCGACAGAAGCGTGCTGATGGAACCGCTGGCGTTCATCCGCCGTCCCCTGCGCTGGTTGCAGCTGATCGAGCGCGAGAACATGACGGTCTCGTTCGCTCCCAACTTCGCCTTCGAGCTGTGCACACGAAAGGTCAGCGAGGAGCAAGCGGCCGAACTGGACCTGTCTCGCTGGGACCTGGCCGGGTGCGCCTCGGAGCCCATCGCTCCGGACATCCTCTCCGGCTTCATCACCAAGTTCGCGGCCTCTGGATTCCGCCCGGAGACGATGGTTCCCGTCTACGGCCTTGCCGAGGCGACGGTGTTCGTCTCCGGGCACCCGGGCCGGCCACCCGTGACCCGAAAGGTGGACCTCGACGCGCTCGCGCAAGGCACGTTCACCCCTGCCGACGGAGCGGCCCAGGCGCGCGAGATCGTCAGTTGCGGCATCCCCACCGCCGCAGCGGAGGTCCGCGTGGTCGACCCGACGTCCCGGGAGGTGCTCCCGGAGAGCTCCCTGGGAGAGATCTGGTTGCGCGGTCGCAGCATCTCCCCCGGCTACTGGCAGCGGGACGACAACGCGGAGACTTTCGACGCCGTCACCGCGAACGGCGACGGCGGCTACCTCCGCACCGGCGACATCGGCGTGTTGCACGACGGTGAGCTCTACGTGCACGGACGGCTCAAGGATGTGATCATCGCGCACGGACGCAACATCTACCCGCAGGACGTGGAGCAGGAACTGCGCGCTCAGCACCCCGAGTTGGGCAACGTCGGCGTCGTGTTCGGCGGTCCTGGCTACGCGCAGGGCGACGATTCCATGGTCGTCGTCACGCACGAGGTGCGCAGCGTGCAGCACGAGGGACTGGTCGCCCTGGCGGCCGGCATCCGGCACACCGTGGGGCGCGAGTTCGGCATCAGCGTCGACAGCGTGGCTCTGCTCAAGCCCGGCAGCGTCCTGCGCACCACGAGCGGCAAGGTTCGCCGCGCGGCGATGCGGGACCTCTTCCACCAGGGTCTGCTGACCCCCCTCTACCAGGACCCTCGTTAG
- a CDS encoding cold-shock protein → MCWGVRVASGRVVRFDSSRGYGFIAPDGAGEDIFLHVNDLLIPEASLRSGLAVEFEVEDGGRGLKASGIRLAQTADGADASAAPTLSVPSGKGGTVTSEDGDDSMCDVLTGVEYTREITELLLKAGPSLTADQVLQLRQELVKFSESHGWIEW, encoded by the coding sequence ATGTGTTGGGGGGTACGTGTGGCTTCTGGACGTGTGGTGCGGTTCGACAGCTCGCGGGGTTACGGCTTCATCGCTCCGGACGGTGCTGGGGAGGACATCTTCCTGCACGTGAACGACCTGCTGATTCCCGAGGCGTCTCTGCGCTCGGGGCTGGCGGTCGAATTCGAGGTCGAGGACGGTGGGCGAGGGCTGAAGGCCTCGGGTATCAGGCTTGCTCAAACCGCCGACGGGGCCGACGCTTCCGCGGCGCCGACGCTGTCGGTGCCCAGCGGGAAAGGCGGGACGGTCACGTCGGAGGACGGCGACGATTCGATGTGTGACGTGCTCACGGGTGTGGAGTACACCAGGGAGATCACCGAATTGCTGCTGAAGGCGGGACCGTCTCTGACGGCGGATCAGGTTTTGCAGCTCCGCCAAGAATTGGTGAAATTCAGCGAGAGTCACGGATGGATCGAATGGTGA
- a CDS encoding cytochrome P450, which produces MVGTAGGNGDSAQPGRPPLPGEIADLTDPGNREDPYPSLEKLRRRSPYTPFDGLLVVGRHNQCSALLRDQTMSAARDRAPLSPTPRGPRTRNFLHLDPPDHTRYRRLVTGAFTRRKVDGMAPWIREIATDLFRAAAEAGTLEVIDDLAYPLPLRVICELLGVPFEDRQLLQDWSSELATALDPPLGTTGRMTPEAGRARAGFVHYFRRLIEERRSAPRQDLISHLLQVEEDGHRLDDDDVLATCVLLLNAGHETTVNLIGNAILALLRHPGQLDRLRADTTLAPAVVEEVLRYDAPVQMTTRVARRHGTLGDAEVRPGDTVLFLLGAANRDPDVYRDPDRFDIERPSPPAHLAFSAGAHFCLGAGLARLEVAIALELFSTFLIRPRLRDDGVSYKRNLNLRGPSRLLVDFDGVHAG; this is translated from the coding sequence ATGGTCGGAACCGCCGGTGGAAATGGGGATTCGGCACAGCCGGGCCGGCCTCCGCTGCCGGGGGAGATCGCCGACCTGACCGATCCGGGCAACCGGGAGGATCCGTACCCCTCCTTGGAGAAGCTGCGCCGGCGATCGCCCTATACGCCCTTCGACGGTCTCCTCGTCGTGGGGCGGCACAACCAGTGCTCGGCTCTGCTCCGTGACCAGACGATGAGCGCGGCCCGGGACCGGGCTCCGCTCTCCCCCACTCCGCGAGGGCCGCGGACACGGAACTTCCTCCACCTCGACCCGCCGGACCACACCCGCTACCGGCGGCTGGTGACCGGCGCGTTCACGCGGCGGAAGGTCGACGGCATGGCGCCGTGGATCCGCGAGATCGCGACCGACCTGTTCCGGGCCGCCGCCGAGGCCGGCACGCTCGAAGTCATCGACGACCTCGCCTATCCGCTGCCACTGCGGGTCATCTGCGAGCTGCTGGGCGTCCCGTTCGAGGATCGTCAGCTCCTGCAGGACTGGTCGTCCGAGCTGGCGACGGCGCTGGATCCGCCGCTGGGCACCACCGGACGAATGACGCCGGAGGCCGGGCGGGCCCGCGCCGGATTCGTCCACTACTTCCGGCGCCTGATCGAGGAGCGCCGGAGCGCTCCCCGGCAGGACCTCATCTCGCACCTGCTGCAGGTCGAGGAGGACGGGCACCGTCTCGATGACGACGACGTCCTGGCAACCTGCGTACTCCTGCTCAACGCGGGTCACGAGACGACCGTGAACCTGATCGGCAACGCGATCCTCGCCCTGCTGCGCCATCCCGGGCAGCTCGACCGGCTGCGGGCCGACACCACGCTGGCGCCGGCCGTCGTCGAAGAAGTTCTGCGCTATGACGCGCCGGTGCAGATGACCACTCGGGTGGCCCGTCGGCACGGCACGCTCGGCGACGCCGAGGTCCGACCGGGGGACACGGTGCTGTTCCTGCTCGGGGCCGCCAACCGGGACCCCGACGTGTATCGCGACCCGGACAGGTTCGACATCGAACGTCCCTCGCCCCCCGCCCATCTGGCGTTCTCGGCAGGCGCGCACTTCTGCCTCGGTGCCGGCCTGGCCCGCCTGGAAGTCGCCATCGCCCTCGAACTCTTCAGCACCTTCCTGATCCGGCCGCGGCTTCGGGACGACGGCGTCAGCTACAAACGCAACCTGAACCTGCGCGGTCCTTCACGCCTCCTGGTCGACTTCGACGGCGTCCACGCCGGTTGA
- a CDS encoding aminotransferase class I/II-fold pyridoxal phosphate-dependent enzyme, with the protein MTLADYAELAQRRLDPEVWDFVTGGAGDERTLADNTAAFDRVRLRPRVLSAVTRPALSTRILGRTWAAPLGVAPVAYHTLAHSDGEVATAAATGAAAVPLVVSTFAGRAFHDIAAVTTAPLWLQLYCFRDRGVTRALIERAVEAGFEALVLTVDTPRLGRRLRDERNGFRLPPGIEPANLSGTGYSAPGEHAREAFDPALDWTVVEWLRAVSPLPVLLKGILTADDARLATESGVDGIIVSNHGGRQLDGAAATLDVLPEVSAEVAGRCAVLLDGGVRRGGDVLAALALGADAVLMGRPVLHGLAAAGRDGVADVLGIVTEELAEAMTLAGCPSVADAGPELVSGSAVSAPEIGGRSAATERSRPHVSGLLREELHGSVSDPVLDTMNFLNEITHRYPDAISFAPGRPYDGFFDSEQLFTHIRRYMDHLAATGSSPAQVRDTLFQYGPTSGLIRGLIADSLRLDESIDVPAESIVVTVGCQEAMLLALRALIAGPDDALLVSSPCYVGITGAARLLDIEPTAVEEGADGFCCTALEAAIMTERGRGRRPRAFYVIPDHSNPSGSVMTVDERHELLKLAAREDLLILEDSPYRLVSPGRQLPTLKSLDRDRRVVQLGSFAKTLLPGARVGYAVADQLVTDPSGSTCLLADELSRIKSMVTVNTSALSQAVIGGMLLAGEGGVTKLNVDTACHYGEAMKATLRALEASITEAERQELGVSWNRPSGGFFLTVTVPFLADNAALARSAEEFGVIWTPMSYFYPQGGGERTLRLSVSYLSHADIHEGTARLARFIRTAASH; encoded by the coding sequence TTGACCCTGGCCGACTACGCCGAGCTGGCCCAGCGGCGCCTGGACCCGGAAGTGTGGGACTTCGTCACCGGCGGAGCGGGCGACGAGCGGACGCTCGCCGACAACACGGCGGCCTTCGACCGGGTCCGGCTCCGCCCGCGGGTGCTCTCCGCGGTGACGCGGCCCGCCCTCAGCACCCGGATCCTCGGCCGCACCTGGGCTGCGCCGCTGGGAGTCGCGCCCGTCGCCTACCACACGCTGGCCCACTCCGACGGGGAGGTGGCCACGGCCGCGGCGACCGGGGCAGCCGCAGTCCCACTCGTCGTCAGCACCTTCGCCGGACGTGCCTTCCACGACATCGCGGCCGTCACCACGGCCCCCCTCTGGCTGCAGCTCTACTGCTTCCGCGACCGTGGCGTGACCCGCGCCCTCATCGAACGCGCAGTGGAGGCGGGCTTCGAGGCGCTGGTTCTCACCGTCGACACCCCCCGCCTCGGCCGTCGGCTGCGGGACGAGCGCAACGGCTTCCGGCTGCCGCCCGGGATCGAACCGGCCAATCTCTCCGGTACCGGCTACTCCGCACCTGGCGAGCACGCACGGGAGGCGTTCGACCCGGCTCTCGACTGGACCGTCGTCGAGTGGCTGCGCGCCGTCAGCCCGCTGCCCGTCCTGCTCAAGGGCATCCTGACCGCCGATGACGCCCGCCTGGCAACGGAGTCGGGCGTGGACGGGATCATCGTCTCCAACCACGGCGGCCGCCAACTGGACGGAGCCGCGGCCACACTGGACGTCCTGCCCGAAGTCTCCGCGGAGGTCGCCGGCCGCTGCGCCGTGCTGCTGGACGGCGGCGTCCGGCGTGGCGGCGATGTCCTGGCAGCTCTCGCACTCGGGGCGGACGCGGTGCTGATGGGCCGCCCCGTGCTGCACGGCCTGGCAGCGGCGGGGCGGGACGGTGTCGCGGACGTGCTCGGCATCGTGACGGAGGAGCTGGCGGAAGCGATGACACTCGCCGGCTGCCCCTCGGTCGCCGACGCCGGCCCCGAACTGGTCTCGGGAAGCGCTGTGTCCGCCCCGGAGATTGGTGGGCGTTCCGCCGCCACCGAGCGATCGCGTCCGCATGTCTCCGGGCTGCTGAGGGAGGAGCTGCACGGAAGCGTCTCCGACCCGGTGCTGGACACGATGAACTTCCTCAACGAGATCACACACCGCTACCCCGACGCGATCTCCTTCGCCCCCGGCCGTCCGTACGACGGCTTCTTCGACTCCGAGCAGCTCTTCACGCACATCCGTCGCTACATGGACCACCTGGCCGCCACCGGCAGTTCTCCAGCTCAGGTCCGCGACACACTCTTCCAGTACGGCCCCACCAGCGGGCTGATCCGCGGGCTCATCGCCGATTCGCTGCGCTTGGACGAGAGCATCGATGTGCCGGCCGAGTCCATCGTCGTCACCGTGGGCTGCCAGGAGGCGATGCTGCTCGCTCTGCGTGCCCTGATCGCCGGCCCGGACGACGCCCTGCTCGTCTCCAGCCCCTGCTATGTGGGGATCACCGGTGCCGCACGCCTGCTCGACATCGAGCCGACCGCGGTCGAAGAAGGCGCCGACGGGTTTTGCTGCACGGCTCTCGAAGCGGCCATCATGACCGAACGCGGCCGCGGCCGCCGCCCCCGCGCCTTCTACGTCATCCCCGACCACTCCAACCCGTCGGGCAGCGTCATGACGGTGGACGAGCGGCACGAACTGCTGAAGCTCGCCGCCCGCGAGGACCTGCTGATCCTCGAGGACAGCCCCTACCGGCTGGTGAGCCCGGGGCGGCAACTGCCGACACTCAAGTCGCTCGATCGCGACCGGCGCGTGGTCCAGCTGGGCTCCTTCGCCAAGACGCTCCTGCCCGGTGCCCGGGTGGGCTACGCGGTCGCGGACCAGCTCGTCACGGATCCCTCGGGCAGCACCTGCCTGCTCGCCGACGAGCTCAGCCGGATCAAGAGCATGGTGACGGTTAACACCTCGGCGCTCAGTCAGGCCGTGATCGGCGGAATGCTCCTCGCCGGCGAGGGCGGCGTCACCAAGCTCAACGTCGACACGGCGTGCCACTACGGAGAAGCCATGAAGGCCACCCTCCGAGCACTCGAGGCCTCGATCACCGAAGCCGAACGGCAGGAACTGGGCGTGAGCTGGAACCGTCCCAGCGGCGGCTTCTTCCTCACCGTCACCGTCCCCTTCCTCGCCGACAACGCCGCACTCGCGCGCTCGGCCGAGGAGTTCGGCGTCATCTGGACGCCCATGTCGTACTTCTATCCGCAGGGCGGTGGGGAGCGCACGCTCCGGCTGTCCGTGAGCTACCTCTCCCACGCCGACATCCATGAGGGAACCGCTCGCCTTGCGCGGTTCATCAGGACGGCGGCCTCGCACTGA
- the dpgA gene encoding 3,5-dihydroxyphenylacetyl-CoA synthase DpgA: MTATIVHPAGGDLPAPVEPQPKPLGNFSRIIGVGTAVTESSYSQRELLDRFRITDPRIRSVFLNSAIERRHLTLPPSGTAEPFLQESQGELLGKHKQLCRDMGARAVRACLADAGIDLADVDYLCCVTTTGFLTPGLSALLIKDMGIGAGCSRVDVVGMGCNAGLNALNATAAWSMAHPGQVAVQLCVEACSAAYVMDSTMRTAVVNSLFGDGAAAIALFADTPDAAGPMPGELPADRAGSSAGPRLLGFASHLIHEAVDAMRYDWDDAEHKFSFYLDPDIPYVVGAHVERVVDRLLEDTGLRRSSIAHWLVHSGGKKVIDAVRMNLGLTRQDLRHTTGVLRDYGNLSSGSFLFSYERLLREGRVRAGDFGVLMTMGPGSTIETALVQW, from the coding sequence ATGACCGCCACGATCGTCCACCCGGCCGGTGGAGACCTGCCGGCTCCTGTGGAGCCCCAGCCGAAGCCCCTCGGCAACTTCAGCCGCATCATCGGTGTCGGCACCGCCGTGACCGAGTCCTCCTACTCGCAGCGCGAGCTGCTCGACCGCTTCCGGATAACGGATCCCAGGATCCGCTCCGTGTTTCTCAACAGCGCCATCGAGCGGCGACACCTCACCCTCCCGCCCTCCGGTACGGCCGAGCCCTTCCTCCAGGAATCCCAGGGCGAGTTGCTCGGCAAGCACAAGCAGCTCTGCCGCGACATGGGTGCGCGGGCCGTGCGCGCGTGTCTTGCGGACGCGGGCATCGACCTCGCCGACGTCGACTACCTCTGCTGCGTGACCACCACGGGATTCCTCACGCCCGGCCTCAGCGCGCTGCTCATCAAGGACATGGGCATCGGTGCCGGATGCAGCCGCGTCGACGTGGTCGGAATGGGCTGCAACGCGGGTCTGAACGCCCTCAACGCCACGGCGGCCTGGTCCATGGCACACCCCGGACAGGTCGCCGTCCAGCTCTGCGTCGAAGCATGCTCCGCCGCATACGTCATGGATTCGACCATGCGCACCGCGGTCGTCAACAGCCTCTTCGGTGACGGAGCCGCCGCCATCGCCCTATTCGCCGATACACCCGACGCCGCCGGACCCATGCCCGGGGAACTGCCGGCGGACCGCGCAGGCTCCTCGGCAGGACCGCGCCTGCTGGGCTTCGCCAGCCACCTCATTCACGAGGCGGTCGATGCCATGCGATACGACTGGGACGACGCCGAGCACAAGTTCAGTTTCTACCTGGACCCGGACATCCCGTACGTGGTCGGGGCCCATGTGGAACGCGTGGTGGACCGGCTCCTGGAGGACACGGGCCTGCGCCGCAGCAGCATCGCCCACTGGCTCGTGCACTCCGGAGGCAAGAAGGTCATCGACGCGGTCCGCATGAACCTCGGCCTCACCCGCCAGGATCTGCGGCACACCACCGGGGTGCTGCGCGACTACGGCAACCTGTCGAGCGGTTCGTTTCTGTTCTCCTACGAGCGGCTGCTTCGAGAAGGCCGCGTCAGGGCGGGTGATTTCGGCGTGCTGATGACCATGGGACCGGGGTCCACGATCGAGACGGCGCTGGTCCAATGGTGA
- the dpgB gene encoding enoyl-CoA-hydratase DpgB — MVRAEQVPEATRLRLDGGRPPSPEAVAAVNAVCDRAEDTGGSSPVIVELAGTPGRGWTGELTVGLVSKWERALRRLERLPTTTIAVADGDCGGLALDALLATDIRIATPSLRLVPVMADGATWPGMALHRLVQQVTGAAAVRRTVLFGTPLDAVRALELHLVDEVTLDTAAAVSAAAELAAGFAGTELAIRRQLLLDAHTVPFEEALGAHLAACDRELRRTSTEAAT; from the coding sequence ATGGTGAGGGCGGAGCAGGTGCCGGAGGCGACGAGACTTCGGCTCGACGGCGGACGACCGCCGTCGCCCGAGGCCGTCGCCGCGGTCAATGCCGTTTGCGACCGCGCCGAGGACACCGGCGGGAGCAGCCCGGTGATCGTCGAGTTGGCCGGCACCCCGGGCCGCGGGTGGACCGGTGAGCTGACAGTGGGGCTGGTCAGCAAGTGGGAGAGGGCCCTGCGCCGGCTGGAGCGGCTGCCCACGACGACGATCGCGGTTGCCGACGGCGACTGCGGCGGCCTCGCTCTCGACGCCCTGCTGGCCACCGACATCCGTATCGCCACCCCCTCGCTGCGGTTGGTGCCGGTCATGGCCGACGGAGCCACCTGGCCCGGAATGGCGCTGCACCGGCTCGTCCAGCAGGTGACAGGCGCTGCGGCCGTCCGCCGTACGGTGCTGTTCGGCACCCCGCTCGATGCCGTGCGGGCGCTGGAGCTGCACCTCGTCGACGAGGTGACGCTCGACACCGCGGCCGCGGTGTCGGCGGCCGCCGAACTCGCCGCGGGGTTCGCCGGAACGGAGCTGGCCATCAGGCGACAGCTGCTGCTCGATGCCCACACCGTCCCGTTCGAGGAGGCGCTGGGGGCCCATCTGGCGGCCTGCGACCGGGAGTTGCGGCGGACCTCGACCGAGGCGGCGACATGA
- the hppD gene encoding 4-hydroxyphenylpyruvate dioxygenase, with protein sequence MAVHDVAYVELYTSKKKSVVDYFVSSMGFRQTAESVGVDRSSALLQQGSVKLVVTTGPATWEFLGTHGDGIADIALACDDVDQSARSAVAAGASMTASTKDTRTVSGFGGVVHTLVSRTHGSGLFGGPDWAALPDGSSSPGTGRIQLLDHIAICVEGRSLAGYADFYSDAFGLSRYSSEYVDVGEHAMDSVVVRSSSGRVTFTLVAPDQQKGTGQLDAFLERNSGPGVQHLAFLVESIVHAVHEFGDRGVEFLDVPDSYYDGLAERLPGLRAEIDVLRSAQVLADRDEWGDLLQLFSRSPHERNTLFYELIQRRGSRGFGGGNIRALYEAVERDRLAAE encoded by the coding sequence ATGGCTGTGCATGACGTCGCATACGTTGAGCTGTATACGAGCAAGAAGAAATCGGTCGTCGACTATTTCGTCTCATCGATGGGGTTCAGGCAGACCGCGGAGTCGGTGGGCGTCGACCGGAGTTCCGCGCTGCTGCAGCAGGGCAGCGTGAAACTCGTGGTCACCACGGGGCCGGCCACTTGGGAGTTCCTCGGCACGCACGGGGACGGTATTGCCGATATCGCGCTGGCCTGTGACGACGTCGACCAGAGCGCGCGGTCGGCGGTGGCTGCGGGAGCCTCGATGACTGCTTCCACGAAGGACACCCGGACGGTCTCCGGATTCGGCGGCGTCGTGCACACCCTCGTTTCCCGCACGCACGGCTCGGGCCTGTTCGGCGGGCCCGACTGGGCCGCGCTGCCGGACGGGTCGAGCAGTCCGGGCACCGGCCGAATCCAGTTGCTCGACCACATTGCGATCTGTGTGGAGGGCCGCTCGCTCGCCGGCTACGCCGACTTCTACAGCGACGCCTTCGGGCTGTCCCGCTACTCCTCCGAGTACGTGGACGTCGGCGAGCACGCCATGGACTCCGTCGTGGTGCGCAGTTCGTCGGGCCGGGTCACCTTCACGCTCGTCGCACCCGACCAGCAGAAGGGCACGGGCCAACTCGACGCCTTCCTCGAGCGGAACAGCGGCCCAGGGGTGCAACACCTGGCGTTCCTGGTGGAAAGCATCGTTCACGCGGTCCACGAGTTCGGGGACCGGGGCGTGGAGTTCCTGGACGTTCCGGACAGCTACTACGACGGCCTGGCCGAACGCCTTCCGGGGCTGCGGGCGGAGATCGACGTGCTGCGCTCGGCTCAAGTGCTGGCGGACCGCGATGAATGGGGCGATCTACTGCAACTGTTCAGCCGCTCACCGCACGAGCGCAACACGCTGTTCTACGAGCTGATTCAGCGCCGCGGCTCCCGCGGCTTCGGCGGCGGCAACATCCGCGCCCTGTACGAAGCGGTTGAGCGCGACCGGCTGGCCGCCGAATGA
- the dpgC gene encoding (3,5-dihydroxyphenyl)acetyl-CoA 1,2-dioxygenase DpgC, with amino-acid sequence MTGTVPAPVQPARTGEMRTNLPGARAALARAAQQSAAQPPERMRALRSAFLDTHADAVYAELTAGRTRRLRLSELAAAAADAFPGLVPTAAELAADRARAQAQKVGHEIDLGIFFCRILRSPRSGGHLVDALLHPTARALELLPEFTATGQADLGSVRLERREGAARLTMCRDDCLNAEDDRQVDDMETAVDLALLDPGVEICLLRGGEMTHPRYAGKRVFSSGINLKSLHAGDISLDNFLLRRELGYLHKIWRGIRVDDGASWHSPARAKPWVAAVDSFAIGGGMQLLLVVDHVLAASDAYLSLPAAQEGIVPGVANLRLPRYTGPRLARQIILEGRRIQAADPEARLLVDEIHAPNELDRAVEDSLDRLRGPAVAANRKMLNAAEEDIDVFRRYMAEFALEQSMRTHSADVIGKVGRFSARGASGTSATSIGKAPR; translated from the coding sequence ATGACCGGCACCGTCCCGGCGCCGGTGCAGCCGGCGCGTACGGGGGAGATGCGGACGAACCTGCCCGGTGCGCGCGCGGCGCTCGCGCGCGCGGCACAGCAGTCGGCGGCGCAGCCCCCGGAGCGGATGAGGGCGCTGCGCAGTGCCTTCCTCGACACGCATGCCGACGCCGTCTACGCCGAGCTCACCGCGGGCCGCACCCGCCGCCTGCGGCTGAGCGAGCTCGCCGCCGCGGCGGCAGACGCGTTCCCCGGGCTCGTCCCCACCGCTGCCGAGCTGGCCGCGGACCGCGCGCGGGCGCAGGCGCAGAAGGTGGGTCACGAGATCGACCTGGGCATCTTCTTCTGCCGGATCCTGCGCTCACCGCGCTCCGGCGGTCACTTGGTGGACGCCCTACTGCACCCCACGGCACGGGCCCTGGAACTGCTGCCCGAGTTCACCGCCACCGGGCAGGCGGACCTCGGCTCCGTACGGCTGGAACGCCGCGAAGGGGCCGCCCGGCTGACGATGTGCCGCGACGACTGCCTGAACGCCGAGGACGACCGGCAGGTCGACGACATGGAGACCGCGGTCGACCTGGCCCTGCTCGACCCCGGGGTCGAAATCTGCCTGCTGCGTGGGGGAGAGATGACCCATCCCCGCTATGCGGGCAAGCGGGTGTTCAGCTCCGGGATCAACCTCAAGAGCCTGCACGCCGGGGACATCTCGCTCGACAACTTCCTGCTGCGCCGCGAGCTCGGGTATCTGCACAAGATCTGGCGTGGCATCCGCGTCGACGACGGCGCATCCTGGCACTCGCCCGCCCGGGCCAAGCCGTGGGTCGCGGCCGTCGACTCCTTCGCCATCGGCGGTGGCATGCAGCTGCTGCTGGTCGTGGACCATGTCCTCGCCGCCTCCGACGCCTACCTCAGCCTGCCCGCGGCCCAGGAGGGCATCGTCCCCGGAGTCGCCAACCTGCGGCTGCCCCGGTACACGGGGCCGCGCCTGGCTCGCCAGATCATCCTGGAGGGCCGCAGGATTCAGGCGGCCGACCCGGAGGCCCGGCTCCTCGTGGACGAGATACACGCACCGAACGAGCTGGACCGTGCTGTCGAAGACAGCCTCGACCGACTGCGCGGGCCGGCTGTCGCTGCGAACCGGAAGATGCTGAACGCCGCCGAAGAGGACATCGACGTGTTCCGGCGCTATATGGCGGAGTTCGCGCTGGAGCAGTCGATGCGCACGCACAGCGCGGATGTGATCGGCAAGGTCGGCCGTTTCTCCGCCCGGGGCGCGTCCGGCACGTCAGCAACGTCAATAGGGAAGGCGCCGAGGTGA